The sequence TTGGCAGGGCCACCCCACCACACCACTGCCCAGACTACAAAAACCCCGTTAGCTGGTTGCTGAGCGAGTGCCAGCCTCTGCAGGCATTCCCACTAGTGGGGAGAACTCATTGCCACACTGCTATGCTCTCATTGCtcgccaagttccctttcctgTTTTGCtctcttgtctttcttcctctttttctctcattttctcacTCTGCCTCTTTCATGGTTCTTTTCTCAGCTGGCAACACCCTCTTTGTGTCTTCACATTGGACTCTTGTCCAGTCCCCCCTCAGTGgtgtctctctttccttcctctttaTTCGAGTTGATTTTCATGAActattttgtatgtgttttgtgCTGTTTCATCACTGACCtgcctcaaacacacacacacccagcagTCGGTTTTACAGTTGCACCGTGGTagatttttttatgtgtttggtTTGAACTGTTAATCTTGCGTCAACGGTTAGATGTCATGTCGTGTCTGCTCTATGCACCACCTTGCAGTGAGAGCTTTTGTCTTCCACCGGTGTTGTGTCTTTAGTGGTCTTTTGTGTGACTGTGGGTTCCTCGGCTGTCTCATCTTACTTGCTTCATCGcctcagtggcagcagcagcaaaggctAAGCTGTCCCAGAATCGTcttctgtcctgtctgtcctaAATCGGTTCAGTTCAGTGCAGGAGCAGTGCACGTTTAGCGTTGCAGTCAGTAATGTCACGGTTCTGACAAGGGAAACGCTTCTAGAGAAAACCCTGGCCTTGGtgcactatttttttccccaggtcTGCTTTCTGAGGGTTTGGCACCTAGTATTTTTTTTAGTCTGTACATAAGttaaagtgtttgtattttagCTAATTTGTGGGCAAGATAGCATTTACAATAATGGTGAATCTTGCTTCCTTTCCTGCTCATAGACGATGAAGCATATCGTCACATGTTACTGGATATCATAAGTCAAATGTACAGCCAACATGGGCAACCGGAGACTGACTCTGTGGTCTTGTCTTCACGTTGTTGTTGGCAGAATAACTCGGTGTCGCCTTCAGACAGCCTAAGAGCAGCAAGTGAGAAGCACCGCAGCTCTTCAGATTACGGCCTCGACTCCAAGAAACGTAAAGTGGATGACAAGGACAACATGAGCAGATATGTGAGTGTCGGTGTCTGTGTTACAAGTGTTGTCATTCATGAGTTTGAAGCCCACTTACATTAGCTGTTGGTTGGATTGTGAGCTtctttctctttatattttaacatgtattaaACTCTGTGAATACAATGCAACAGATCTATAACAGCAATAAGCTAAATAAGTAAAGCAAGGACACTAAGTGTAGTGGAAATGGATATGCCAGGCTGCAATTACTGTTAATATAGTTTGAATTCAAAcaatttagatatttaaattaagtttcatgtgataaatgtatataaatatttatgagAAATTGCTCTGGATATCAGCAGCTGAGTATAATAAGTCGCCAAGACTCAATTTTTCCTTCTAAATACAACCaggttacttttttttgtttttgtttgtttattaccTGAAATAATTTAAGAAATGGTAACctgtaaagtaaaaacattgCCAAGTTTCAGTGTATTaatatttcaaattcaaatgacatACAGGTGACAATTCAAGTCAGAGAGTAATAGATTGATCTGATGTCGTCTTTAATTTTCTTCTAATTGTAAAAAACACTGGGATTTGTCTCGATCACGTTGACTGTAATTGTATTGCTGTTAGTGAAACCATCAGTAATCCGAACCTGTCACTCCTTCCTTTCAGGACAGCGATGGAGACAAAAGTGACGACCTGGTGGTGGATGTTTCCAATGAGGTAAGGCGGCGTTTAAACTGAGCGGTTCAGGCACATTCCAGTGTGAACGCTGTGTCGAAACTGAACAGAGctctttgtcattttgtaaGTCTGTCACAATATTGGTTGTGTGCCATGAGTGTGTGCTtacttgctgtttttctttagccATTCATGCGCAAAGTAAGACAAAGAACACAAAGAGGAAAGGgagtgacaggtgaatgaaaagtgtgtgtatgtatgtgaggGAGAGTACAAGCACGCATGAGtatatttatctgtgtttgcacatgagGCCCCAGTTTGTTTGACCTACATGTACATGCCAGTGGCTTTCCTCTGGTCTGTTTGCTCAGTcttgctctctgtctgtttcgTTTAACTCCGTAGGATCCAGCCACCCCTCGAGTCAGCCCCGCTCACTCTCCTCCGGAAAATGGCCTCGATAAATCACGAGTCCTGAAGAAGGACGCCGCCCCCAACAGCCCCGCCTCTGTCGCCTCCTCGGGCAGCACGCCGTCCTCCAAAGCAAAGGACCACGCCCACGTGAGTGTGAGGGACATGCTGAAAGACTGGAGAGATGATGAAATAAGGAGGTTACAGTAGAGGGGGTGATGTGTGAAGTGACAGACTAAAGGGCATTTGTCAAgtgaagtgggtgtgtgtgtgaaggactTATACGCAGGCGGCTTAGCAGTTGGCTGCTATGAGGGGCTTTAAGGGGCAGAGGGTGGATGCACTCTCAGGAAATCAAACCCTGTGGCTCAGTCCTTTCAATCTCCTTTATGGCTTACCCAATAAATGGTCATTTCTTCCTCAGCCCGAGGCTGTAAATAACCCTGAGACACAGTAGCAAGGGAATTGCTGTCTTCTTCCCTTGCTTTGTCTCACCCTCTGCTCCCTCTGTCCACCATTTTCTTTAATACTGAAGCTTCCACTAACCAGGCCTGCTACAGTCTTCATGCATTGGTTTCACATTATGATTTCACTGCGAATTCAGATAGATTTATACTATATTGCCATCCTTTACCTCCCATGGCACCCAGCTTGACTCGGTCCCTAATTATTGTGTGCCACGAGGCGAAAGCCCTGCCTTTCTAACTCGTTCTGCAATCTGGAATAAGGTGGATTAATTGTGAAAGAAGTGGTTGGGTCATCATTTTGCTTATCTTGCCGCTCTTAACAAGCTTGACTTAGAAGCAAAGCTTTATGGctcaaccccacacacactctctctctctctctccgtagCTGTAATGAAGTGTCAGAGTTAGATTGGATTACCTTGAGCCGTCCATTCAGATCGTCACCTCTGGATTTTTCTGCCACTGGcaatttctcttctttttttttttggtccgaCATGGATGCTGTTACTTTTTCACGTATGCGTGACTGAAAGTGAGAGGAAGTATTTCAGTAAAGGGATAATAACAAGGTTGCACACAAAGGTTGAAAAGCTTCTCTGTTACAGAATGACAAGTCATCCACACCTAGCCTGAAGTCCAACACGCCTACACCAAGGAATGAGGCACCAACACCAGGAACCAGCACCACTCCTGGACTACGGCCGCTGACGATGGGAAAACCTCCTGGTATGGAGGCGTTAGGTATGTTAATTGAAGaatagtaatatttttttttgtatgtgatgataaaaatgtgtttcaatgACAATTTGCTTTAAGAAATTGTAATTGgtatttctctctgtttcatgGACCAGCTCACTTAATCGAGAAAGTAGTATTCTAAGTTATTGGGTGGACGATGTTCATTTGAACATTGGTTGATTGGACCTGATCTTGTTCAGGTTTCATGGCTTTAAACAAACGTTTAATAAtgtttagttgcagccctacactcATTGTAATGAACTTATTGACTACTTCAgaaattaaagacacatttcttcCTTCTTCAGAGGTTCTGAGAATGACTGAAAacttgttgtcttttttttctagcTGCTCCTGCTCTGCGCACACCCCTCTCCATTGGTGGTTCCTATGCCACCCCGTTTGCTATGATGGGTCATCATGAGATGAATGGATCCCTGACCAGCCCTGGTGTTTACCCAGGTCTCATTTCACCACAGatgagtgctgctgctgccgccgcctaCGGACGCTCACCAATTGTAAGTATTCCCACTTCTACATCAAATATATGAATGGAagtttgcatttattttggaaGTCTTCCGATGAGTTCAATCAATTCATATGCACTTCCTCCATTAATTAGACAAGTGTTTGAATGATCCAACACAACTGTTGCATGTGAAGCGTTTGCAGAATGACTTGAGTATTCAGCCCGTGTTTCCACAACTCATTGTGAATATTTCTGCTTGGCTACCCTCCTGCTTGTTGTGTGTACATAATGAGAGCACAAAGACAGCCCGCAAAACACATCTCTGTGCTTGAACGTCTCCCGGGCTTTCATTAGCATTAGTAAACGGGATGTTGGAGCCTTGTGCAAAGTTTGCCCTTTTGCATTGAGGTTGAATTTGCACCCTTTGAAGGGATATGCCTGGAAGTGATGGTTCCCCGAGGTGTTTGCGGCTTAAGTTAAGcatagttttcattttgaatattAGTTTAGTGTAATTCATCTTTGCAGGTTATTGACTGATTGACACTTTCCCTCTGTTTGCATGTGCAGGCGGCGTTTGACCATCCTCACATGAGAGCTCCAGGCCTTCCTGCCAGCCTTACTTCCATTTCTGGAGGAAAACCGtgagtttttgtattttatttgcctTCAGGGGGGAAGTGGTTTGTGTTTAACTGGAAATATTTAACAGAATACTTATCTTAAAGTGTCCATCTttccccatctctctcttctgcaGAGCTTATTCGTTTCACGTCAGCGCAGATGGTCAGATGCAGCCCGTGCCCTTCCCTCCAGATGCACTGGTAGGTCCAGGCATCCCGCGGCACGCTCGCCAGATCAACACACTGAGCCACGGGGAGGTGGTGTGTGCCGTCACCATCAGCAACCCTACGCGTCACGTCTATACCGGTGGCAAGGGCTGTGTCAAGATCTGGGACATCAGCCAACCCGGCAGCAAGAGCCCAGTGTCCCAACTCGACTGCCTGGTAActagatgttgttgttgtttgtcacaAGAGgaaattttaaatgttttcattaggTCACTGGGATCAGTTTACTTGTGCATTAACTGTAGCCGTATTCCAAATCCTGACAGATAGAGATGTAAATAATTCAGCAAAGTGTCTCACTGTCGCACAGAAATAATCCTCTCTGAGGAAAAACCCCTGCTAAGTAATGATGATCTGATTGGCCAACCCAGTCTGCCATTACCCAGCTCATTACTTCCTCCCAACAGTCTCCATTTCTCATTTTGATACTGCAGCTTCATGCTGCTCATCTCATATAACCTCAAACAGCCTTAAGGTGTGTCCAGAGTGCAACTGGGTCTTATAAAGCTATCAGGGTGCTGTTTTAATTCAGCCGGAGCTTCCACAGTCCTATTGATCTCTGCCTTCCTGCTCTCTTGGAGCCTGGCCAGCAACTGTAGCCCCAGTCCTCCTCTCCCTGAGTTTCTTGTTAAAGCCGACATTCACATCTTCACTATAACGTGAGACAGTCAGTTGAAAACTCCACttgttaaaaggaaaaaaaactcctcCTTGGTTTAAATGTCGATGGTTTCCACTTCAATACAAATAAGTGCCCAATAACTAAAATGCTGTTATATGATTTCATACACTTACAGGGATGATGAATGATTCAACCGGATACAGTACATTTGTTTAATGTAGacactcattttcatttacaaattACAATAAGCGGAATCTTTCACTGCTTACCTTCAGAAGGATATTTGATAAAACAACCAGAGaatctttttatttctgctattttatgacgaaaaaaaaaagcttggtACAGATAAGGACGTCCATTTCACCCGTTTACAATGTTTTAAGTGCTTCAGCCGACTATAAAAGGCAGGATATTGATCTGCACATTGACATCGACACAGTCATCAATGTATTTGTATCTTGCTGTATAACCAATTGGTATCAGTTCATTTTTACACTTGAATTTGTGGCCTTATGCCCAGGGAAACAGAACTTTTCGGGAACGATGTTTATCGTAAACACGGCATCGTTcccaaaatgactctaaacTCTGTAGTATGTACACCGTATGTACACACGTAcactgtatgtggcgctgtaacactgctacagaaatacaccaaaaacagagaagaggaTGTGGAGCTTGTGCGTAAATCTATCAGGGATAAGTGTTAGGCTAGAGAGgcggggctatgacatcatcatgttaCCAAAGTTCCGTATTGGTTGTATACGAAAAGGCAAGTTTCGAGGTTTTTTTCCCGCAAAACTTTTGCAGATTCTCCCAAACGTGTTCTCGTATGTTAGATGTTTTGTAGCTAAGTGACATTAAAGTTGTCGTTATAAAGATGAAGACTGACGGTGCTCTCCTTTTATTTCTGCTATAGAACAGAGACAATTACATCCGCTCCTGCAAGCTGTTGCCTGACGGCCGCACCCTAATAGTGGGTGGAGAGGCCAGCACGCTGACCATCTGGGACCTGGCCTCACAGACCCCCCGCATAAAGGCCGAACTCACTTCCTCTGCTCCGGCCTGCTACGCGCTGGCCATTAGCCCTGATGCAAAGGtctgcttctcctgctgctcggATGGAAACATCGCCGTGTGGGACCTCCACAACCAAACCCTCGTCAGGTCAGTACTTGCGACGCTCATTGTCAGAGTTTGGAAAGCTCCGCGCCGTGTTCCTGACCCCGatgtctgttcttgttttgttccaGGCAGTTCCAGGGCCACACAGATGGAGCCAGCTGCATCGATATCTCACACGACGGGACCAAACTGTGGACCGGAGGGCTCGACAACACTGTCCGCTCCTGGGATCTGAGGGAGGGACGGCAGCTCCAGCAACACGACTTCACGTCACAGGTAGAGAGAACAAAGTTTCACATTCAATCCGGTTTTAGCAACTCTAGCACATCACGCATAGTCGAGGAGACGGTGCGTGTTTGCTCAGGAATTAGTGTCATACAGGACAATGTGTTCCCTGAATCTTTAAAACCCAATAATCTTGAGGCATCCTTTAAATTTGTCAAAGCTTAACTTTGTTTGAGCGTCTCGAACCCGAGGGCTTTTCTAAATAACATCATGTTCACTAAAAACTTTACTTCTCAAACCTCTGAAGCTCACATAAACATTGAATGAAACCCAACTCTTGGACTTTAATTGGAAATCATTGCCTTTTTCTTTGAAACTGGATACGGAAGGAAAGAACGAGCCTGTTTTTCAAAGTTTTCACTTCAGGTTTTGTTTATTAATTCTTTATGGTGATGAACATTAAGGCGAGTTTAATGATTACCCCCAAAGAAACCAAaggtttacattttcaaatcgCTTTTAATTTTCTGCATCTATCTCCCTCATGGTTTTGGTTATCTTGTACCAGagaaacatgacatcattttctcCCTCTGGTTTGCAGTTAAACTGGCTCTCGCTGAGCCAAATCctctttaaacatgtttttcaccCCGAGCCTTTAACAGTTGGTGCACGTTGAAGTCTGTGTCTCCCgagtaaatgatgtgtttgagtTTCACGGTCCTCCTTCAGGTCATCAAATATTCTtaactgtgactgtgaacaGTGAGAAGAATTCAACCAAGTGTCATATCATTGGCCACACGTGAGAGTCAACATCCTCTAATCCTGGGTTTCACTTGTTTGCTTGTTGAAGATCTTCTCACTGGGCTACTGTCCCACTGGAGAATGGCTGGCCGTTGGCATGGAGAGCAGCAACGTGGAGGTTCTTCATCACACCAAGCCTGACAAGTACCAGCTGCACCTGCACGAAAGCTGCGTCCTCTCACTCAAGTTCGCCTACTGTGGTGAGTATGAAACAAACACTCTCTTTTCTCAAAATCCTgaccttaaaaataaaattgaatcaaggatttggagaatccTGACACCCCTAGGTTTGATAGTTGGGTGTTGAGCGGCTGTGAAAGCAACGGCTGTAatattttcatgttaaaaattttatttcaattataatacatttaaaatgtgactaatTGTGGAGTACTAGCTGTTTATGGCTGGACAAACTGTTACTTTTTTAATCTCGGCAGTCTggattacacacacatgaatgaaaaggCAGGCTGttattatacaaacacacacattacacagtaTTTGTCTTCTTGTTCAGTTTGGATCGTTCAGACCAGATGGTTTTAGGTTTAAGGCTCAGGcagatgaagacatttttacttGTACCAGAAATGATCAACAATTATTTGAGAAATATTTTGCGCAGCACCGCCGGCGCTCTGTGCCTCTGCAGAACTTGTTCATTCAAACGGCGCTCGCAGTTTCCCGAGCACTCGCTGTCACTAATTAAATCATTAACAACGAGTCAGCGGGGTAATTAATACGAGTGTGATTTAAATAATCATCGGTGCAAATGCGGGTCTTCTTCattatgtgctttttttttaatgattgttaATGTAACGGCGTCTCATTCTATTAGATTTTCATGGCCAATGATGGCGTTATTACAGGATGGTGTTTATGGGGATATTAATTAATGTGCGTCGAGCACATACTGAGGACGACGATGATCTCAAGACGCCTGTTTGTGGTTCTTTTTTGCAGGTAAATGGTTTGTGAGCACAGGGAAGGACAATCTGCTGAATGCATGGAGGACTCCCTATGGTGCCAGCATATTCCAGgtaacacagacaaacacagacacggtTTAAATCTGGGATTAAAAGAACAGTATAGTTTGTGTGAAATGTAGATTAAATCAGTAATGCGACATtatgaatgtttaaaaagaagTGTATTAAATCAAGATGAGGGAGTGATTTCACAAAATATCTCTATAAAACTGGTCTTCTTTCTGAAATCAGACTGaaacaataatatttaaatggGTCACCTTGATTTTTTTGAAGTTATTTTTTactattcttttattttgacagcagATTTACAGTGTATTCACTAATTGAACAATAGTGCAGTCGTTTATCTTTAACGCACAGCCCCACGTATTGACCTTAAATTGATCCGTGAGAGTGGGCGGCCGTGTTTAAAGCTCATCTGGTGACACCCAACATTTGTCACCAGCTAATTGGACTCGCGTTCCACCGTCTGTTCCACTTGTACTGGCATCGACCGAATTTGAGTGTTTTAAGCTTTAagttaaaggttcagtgtgtaaaatgtagcaaCGTTTACTGGTAGAGCTGCAGCtgaactaacgattcttttcataatcgagtaatcgtttggtccataaaatgtcagtgtttttgtccacaaaccataatGATTCACTGTAACGATTTTGGTcattatctggagcaaagaaaccagaaaatattgacatttaagaaactaaaacaatcagaaatcttccCTCACATCATGAAAAATGATtaatcttcaatttctgccaaataaaaagTGGGAAccacaacaaagaaaagttgCAACCCTCAATTCGAGAAATAGTGGAAGCTTCGGGTAAACTCAAATACACCaggaacattcattcattttgtttttcttccgtCTTCTCGTCCAGTCGAAGGAGTCGTCCTCGGTCCTGAGCTGCGACATCTCGGCAGACGACAAATACATTGTGACGGGATCCGGCGACAAG is a genomic window of Solea senegalensis isolate Sse05_10M linkage group LG7, IFAPA_SoseM_1, whole genome shotgun sequence containing:
- the LOC122772207 gene encoding transducin-like enhancer protein 3-B isoform X6, which translates into the protein MYPQGRHPAPHQPGQPGFKFTVAESCDRIKDEFQFLQAQYHSLKVEYDKLANEKTEMQRHYVMYYEMSYGLNIEMHKQTEIAKRLNAILAQIMPFLSQEHQQQVAQAVERAKQVTMTELNAIIGVRGLPNLPLTQQQQQPHHSVYPAFMQQQLQAQHLSHAAHGPPVQLPPHPSGLQPPGLPPVTGAGSGLLALGALGSQAHLPVKDEKNHHDLEHRERESSTNNSVSPSDSLRAASEKHRSSSDYGLDSKKRKVDDKDNMSRYDSDGDKSDDLVVDVSNEDPATPRVSPAHSPPENGLDKSRVLKKDAAPNSPASVASSGSTPSSKAKDHAHNDKSSTPSLKSNTPTPRNEAPTPGTSTTPGLRPLTMGKPPGMEALAAPALRTPLSIGGSYATPFAMMGHHEMNGSLTSPGVYPGLISPQMSAAAAAAYGRSPIAAFDHPHMRAPGLPASLTSISGGKPAYSFHVSADGQMQPVPFPPDALVGPGIPRHARQINTLSHGEVVCAVTISNPTRHVYTGGKGCVKIWDISQPGSKSPVSQLDCLNRDNYIRSCKLLPDGRTLIVGGEASTLTIWDLASQTPRIKAELTSSAPACYALAISPDAKVCFSCCSDGNIAVWDLHNQTLVRQFQGHTDGASCIDISHDGTKLWTGGLDNTVRSWDLREGRQLQQHDFTSQIFSLGYCPTGEWLAVGMESSNVEVLHHTKPDKYQLHLHESCVLSLKFAYCGKWFVSTGKDNLLNAWRTPYGASIFQSKESSSVLSCDISADDKYIVTGSGDKKATVYEVIY
- the LOC122772207 gene encoding transducin-like enhancer protein 3-B isoform X4, which encodes MYPQGRHPAPHQPGQPGFKFTVAESCDRIKDEFQFLQAQYHSLKVEYDKLANEKTEMQRHYVMYYEMSYGLNIEMHKQTEIAKRLNAILAQIMPFLSQEHQQQVAQAVERAKQVTMTELNAIIGQQQQQPHHSVYPAFMQQQLQAQHLSHAAHGPPVQLPPHPSGLQPPGLPPVTGAGSGLLALGALGSQAHLPVKDEKNHHDLEHRGPSSFHSPLALPLKERESSTNNSVSPSDSLRAASEKHRSSSDYGLDSKKRKVDDKDNMSRYDSDGDKSDDLVVDVSNEDPATPRVSPAHSPPENGLDKSRVLKKDAAPNSPASVASSGSTPSSKAKDHAHNDKSSTPSLKSNTPTPRNEAPTPGTSTTPGLRPLTMGKPPGMEALAAPALRTPLSIGGSYATPFAMMGHHEMNGSLTSPGVYPGLISPQMSAAAAAAYGRSPIAAFDHPHMRAPGLPASLTSISGGKPAYSFHVSADGQMQPVPFPPDALVGPGIPRHARQINTLSHGEVVCAVTISNPTRHVYTGGKGCVKIWDISQPGSKSPVSQLDCLNRDNYIRSCKLLPDGRTLIVGGEASTLTIWDLASQTPRIKAELTSSAPACYALAISPDAKVCFSCCSDGNIAVWDLHNQTLVRQFQGHTDGASCIDISHDGTKLWTGGLDNTVRSWDLREGRQLQQHDFTSQIFSLGYCPTGEWLAVGMESSNVEVLHHTKPDKYQLHLHESCVLSLKFAYCGKWFVSTGKDNLLNAWRTPYGASIFQSKESSSVLSCDISADDKYIVTGSGDKKATVYEVIY
- the LOC122772207 gene encoding transducin-like enhancer protein 3-B isoform X12 — protein: MYPQGRHPAPHQPGQPGFKFTVAESCDRIKDEFQFLQAQYHSLKVEYDKLANEKTEMQRHYVMYYEMSYGLNIEMHKQTEIAKRLNAILAQIMPFLSQEHQQQVAQAVERAKQVTMTELNAIIGQQQLQAQHLSHAAHGPPVQLPPHPSGLQPPGLPPVTGAGSGLLALGALGSQAHLPVKDEKNHHDLEHRERESSTNNSVSPSDSLRAASEKHRSSSDYGLDSKKRKVDDKDNMSRYDSDGDKSDDLVVDVSNEDPATPRVSPAHSPPENGLDKSRVLKKDAAPNSPASVASSGSTPSSKAKDHAHNDKSSTPSLKSNTPTPRNEAPTPGTSTTPGLRPLTMGKPPGMEALAAPALRTPLSIGGSYATPFAMMGHHEMNGSLTSPGVYPGLISPQMSAAAAAAYGRSPIAAFDHPHMRAPGLPASLTSISGGKPAYSFHVSADGQMQPVPFPPDALVGPGIPRHARQINTLSHGEVVCAVTISNPTRHVYTGGKGCVKIWDISQPGSKSPVSQLDCLNRDNYIRSCKLLPDGRTLIVGGEASTLTIWDLASQTPRIKAELTSSAPACYALAISPDAKVCFSCCSDGNIAVWDLHNQTLVRQFQGHTDGASCIDISHDGTKLWTGGLDNTVRSWDLREGRQLQQHDFTSQIFSLGYCPTGEWLAVGMESSNVEVLHHTKPDKYQLHLHESCVLSLKFAYCGKWFVSTGKDNLLNAWRTPYGASIFQSKESSSVLSCDISADDKYIVTGSGDKKATVYEVIY
- the LOC122772207 gene encoding transducin-like enhancer protein 3-B isoform X10 gives rise to the protein MYPQGRHPAPHQPGQPGFKFTVAESCDRIKDEFQFLQAQYHSLKVEYDKLANEKTEMQRHYVMYYEMSYGLNIEMHKQTEIAKRLNAILAQIMPFLSQEHQQQVAQAVERAKQVTMTELNAIIGQQLQAQHLSHAAHGPPVQLPPHPSGLQPPGLPPVTGAGSGLLALGALGSQAHLPVKDEKNHHDLEHRGPSSFHSPLALPLKERESSTNNSVSPSDSLRAASEKHRSSSDYGLDSKKRKVDDKDNMSRYDSDGDKSDDLVVDVSNEDPATPRVSPAHSPPENGLDKSRVLKKDAAPNSPASVASSGSTPSSKAKDHAHNDKSSTPSLKSNTPTPRNEAPTPGTSTTPGLRPLTMGKPPGMEALAAPALRTPLSIGGSYATPFAMMGHHEMNGSLTSPGVYPGLISPQMSAAAAAAYGRSPIAAFDHPHMRAPGLPASLTSISGGKPAYSFHVSADGQMQPVPFPPDALVGPGIPRHARQINTLSHGEVVCAVTISNPTRHVYTGGKGCVKIWDISQPGSKSPVSQLDCLNRDNYIRSCKLLPDGRTLIVGGEASTLTIWDLASQTPRIKAELTSSAPACYALAISPDAKVCFSCCSDGNIAVWDLHNQTLVRQFQGHTDGASCIDISHDGTKLWTGGLDNTVRSWDLREGRQLQQHDFTSQIFSLGYCPTGEWLAVGMESSNVEVLHHTKPDKYQLHLHESCVLSLKFAYCGKWFVSTGKDNLLNAWRTPYGASIFQSKESSSVLSCDISADDKYIVTGSGDKKATVYEVIY
- the LOC122772207 gene encoding transducin-like enhancer protein 3-B isoform X5, with translation MYPQGRHPAPHQPGQPGFKFTVAESCDRIKDEFQFLQAQYHSLKVEYDKLANEKTEMQRHYVMYYEMSYGLNIEMHKQTEIAKRLNAILAQIMPFLSQEHQQQVAQAVERAKQVTMTELNAIIGQQQQPHHSVYPAFMQQQLQAQHLSHAAHGPPVQLPPHPSGLQPPGLPPVTGAGSGLLALGALGSQAHLPVKDEKNHHDLEHRGPSSFHSPLALPLKERESSTNNSVSPSDSLRAASEKHRSSSDYGLDSKKRKVDDKDNMSRYDSDGDKSDDLVVDVSNEDPATPRVSPAHSPPENGLDKSRVLKKDAAPNSPASVASSGSTPSSKAKDHAHNDKSSTPSLKSNTPTPRNEAPTPGTSTTPGLRPLTMGKPPGMEALAAPALRTPLSIGGSYATPFAMMGHHEMNGSLTSPGVYPGLISPQMSAAAAAAYGRSPIAAFDHPHMRAPGLPASLTSISGGKPAYSFHVSADGQMQPVPFPPDALVGPGIPRHARQINTLSHGEVVCAVTISNPTRHVYTGGKGCVKIWDISQPGSKSPVSQLDCLNRDNYIRSCKLLPDGRTLIVGGEASTLTIWDLASQTPRIKAELTSSAPACYALAISPDAKVCFSCCSDGNIAVWDLHNQTLVRQFQGHTDGASCIDISHDGTKLWTGGLDNTVRSWDLREGRQLQQHDFTSQIFSLGYCPTGEWLAVGMESSNVEVLHHTKPDKYQLHLHESCVLSLKFAYCGKWFVSTGKDNLLNAWRTPYGASIFQSKESSSVLSCDISADDKYIVTGSGDKKATVYEVIY
- the LOC122772207 gene encoding transducin-like enhancer protein 3-B isoform X9, producing the protein MYPQGRHPAPHQPGQPGFKFTVAESCDRIKDEFQFLQAQYHSLKVEYDKLANEKTEMQRHYVMYYEMSYGLNIEMHKQTEIAKRLNAILAQIMPFLSQEHQQQVAQAVERAKQVTMTELNAIIGQQQLQAQHLSHAAHGPPVQLPPHPSGLQPPGLPPVTGAGSGLLALGALGSQAHLPVKDEKNHHDLEHRGPSSFHSPLALPLKERESSTNNSVSPSDSLRAASEKHRSSSDYGLDSKKRKVDDKDNMSRYDSDGDKSDDLVVDVSNEDPATPRVSPAHSPPENGLDKSRVLKKDAAPNSPASVASSGSTPSSKAKDHAHNDKSSTPSLKSNTPTPRNEAPTPGTSTTPGLRPLTMGKPPGMEALAAPALRTPLSIGGSYATPFAMMGHHEMNGSLTSPGVYPGLISPQMSAAAAAAYGRSPIAAFDHPHMRAPGLPASLTSISGGKPAYSFHVSADGQMQPVPFPPDALVGPGIPRHARQINTLSHGEVVCAVTISNPTRHVYTGGKGCVKIWDISQPGSKSPVSQLDCLNRDNYIRSCKLLPDGRTLIVGGEASTLTIWDLASQTPRIKAELTSSAPACYALAISPDAKVCFSCCSDGNIAVWDLHNQTLVRQFQGHTDGASCIDISHDGTKLWTGGLDNTVRSWDLREGRQLQQHDFTSQIFSLGYCPTGEWLAVGMESSNVEVLHHTKPDKYQLHLHESCVLSLKFAYCGKWFVSTGKDNLLNAWRTPYGASIFQSKESSSVLSCDISADDKYIVTGSGDKKATVYEVIY